The window ATCAAGTCTTTTCCAGCTCTAGCCTTGTGCCCTTGCCACTTTCTGacagcaattaaaaaaatgccatttaagcaaaggaagaaagaacaaaatgcaGCTGGACCTGCACAGTAAATCTCATTTGAACCAATATTACAAGTCAGACCTTTATAACTCTCTaattgcaaaaaagttgggatttAGATTATTAGACCTTAAAACTGTGATACCAAAGTTAATGAATGGTAGTCACGCTTGTCCTGTGACAATTATGGTTTTCAAATTTGTAAGTATGTATATGATTCagaatttgtgaaagaatgcattAGAATATTGCTAGTAAACTGTCATCATAAAATGCCTAGTTTTATAAATGCCTTTTAGTATTACAAAGAAACATACCATTGCAAATATATCATTTCATTTGTAATCCCTTACAGTAATGCTAGTTTTAAGGAATTTAGCCATCATTCTCTAGACATTTTGTAACTGGATCAAACagtcaaacactgaattatagCGTTTGTATGGACTGCTCTTTCAGTTGTTTTGACTTGTTTTTACATTGTTGTGTTCAGCTGCATTCTGTTTCAGTGCTCATTCTGCTCTGGAGATTATTTGGAATAATAATGTGTTTGTAAATACAAGTTTATATGTAAGTGTAGAGCTGTCACTGTTGTTTGTATTAGTAATCAAGTAACCTACTGTTTTTTGATGATTAATCCTGTTATCTATGTGTAAAAGTTGGCTAAACTCAACAGTAACATACTATACAGAGTCTTTCCAAGATTCCACAATGCTTTGCTTAAAACAGTCAGTAGGGTCCAAATGTATGAGACCACATTGTAaacctgtgttttcatttaacgTAGAAttaaacaacagcaacaaaaatttaaataaagaaaatgtatgaaaattaaattaaaataatagcCAGCATTCtgctatttctatttctatgtTGTGATCCAAATTTAAGTAAATTTGTGATAGTGACCATGTTGAGGCCTTTGTACAGAGATGTAaaaatttttttcttatttcttctgTTCGTTTTGACACAACTCTCAGGTGGATTTCGAGTTAGTCACCAGGGGCTTCTACAGAAACTTGTGAAGCTTGAGTGCACATTGCCATTAATTCAAATTGTTACAAATTGTTACAAATAGTTACACTGctaaaattctttttaaaaattatattaaattagaaaGGAATGCAAGATAGAAAGATTTACACTTAGGGGTTTAGACCTTTGGACCTCAGTGTataaaggaaaagaaataatcatagaaatatgtacacaccaATCAGGTTCTGTTTCCTTCTGTTAGAAAAACCAGTAGGACAATAAAAACTGCATTGTCAGGGTATCTGCTAGTTTGAGAATTTAAGATATTTTGAGAAGTATTTAATGCTGCTGATTATTTAATTTTGCCATGAACTTTCCATGTCCCCAATATCAATATATATACAGCGGTGTTTAGTGTAGAAATCTTCAAATGACATGTAACCTGATTAGCACCCCTGTGATCTAATTCATTTTTGCTTGTGCTTCTAAGGGAATTTTAATGTGATGTTGAGCAGCAGTGATGTACATTTACTTCCAACACAGGGTTTAGAACTACTCAAGCAAACTCTACTTAAACAAGAACATTTGAACCATTTGAAACCTGTAATGGACATTTAAGTGACATATTCTTTGTCAGAGTTGCATGTCTGTGTGACAGGTCAGGGGTGGAAGTGGCAGCTCTTGTGACCATCCACTACACTGTCATCTTACCCAGCAATTTTATTGGCAACTGGCACTTCACTGTCACTGGCAATTCTCTTAGTGACTGGTGCTTCACTGGCAGTTTCATTAGTGACTCGCACTTCACAGCATTTTTATTAACAATTGGCCCTTCACGGGGACTTTCAGTGATGGCCGCTATGGCTCTAGCATCTATATGTGCTGCTGCTACCTAAAGGAGCCATAGCAGATGTCTGTTTCACTACATCTGTTtgttaaatttattttatgtacatattctataatatattttttaaattatgatttGGCTGAAAGTAAAGTTCATCTAACTGACATGCACTGTTGTATTTGTTAGTTGTTACTGCTATTTATATTTGGCACAGTAAGTAGGCTTTTgaggttttatttcatttttagcaGATTATCAAGcatgattgtttatttgattgtttatgAAGTGCTTCTGCTTTAACAGGTGATGAGAAAATTAATTTGTTTCTAGCATGTTCACAGAACTGCCCTATCTGCCAAAAACACCCCAAGACTAGTGTGGTTGTGGTGGCAGCCACTTCACCCAGCACATTTAGAGATAGCATCAACTATATCCAGGATATTAACAGTATCGCTCCAAAGTTTAGAATcattgttcaaaagtttggattaAACGTTTTTAATAGTATAAAATCAGCTGGTGTACAATTATTCTATTATGTTAGTCCTTTGAAACTTCAGAGCTCATAGACAAAAAGCCCAATTTTACCTGAATGGTGAaatgttattggacttctgtgctaGTCATGGATTGACAAGAATGTTCATATGTGTACTTGGTATCAGAGCTCCTTAGGTCAGAGGTAAATGATCGACATTGCCATTTAATCTTACTTGGGACCAAATGTTCTGGACACTTGGGTCAAGAGAACTCCTGAGCTGTCATCCGATCACCACTACTGTGGGTCATTTGGCTTCTATATACCAGGAGTGAGAGCGGTGTCCATATACTCCTCtatgtctccactcctgtttgtaaTATGCATAGTCAGGATGTCAAGGCATAGCCAAGGCAGGAAGGCATGCCCCAGGTTGAGGAGTTTAAGTTTCTTGGGGTGTTGTTCACaaatgatgggaagagggattgtgagatcagCCACAGGCTGGGAAAGGTGGCAGCTGTAATGCAGTTACTGTGGACTGTAAttgtgaagagggagctgagaaataaggcaaagctctctgtttactgatTGGTCTACATCATGGATACAAGCTGCAAAATGAGCattcttcgcagggtggtgaGCTACATCCTACttgacagggtgaggagctcagtcatcctTGAGGAGTTCAAAGTGGAGCCGCTAGccctccacattgagagaaaCCAGTGCCACTTGGCTCCCTAACACGTTTAGGAAGCTTCAAGTATGTTTTTATTAACTAATGCACTACTTAATGCTACTTAATAAACCCTGATGAGCTGATTTAAACTTAGATCTCCAGGACTGGAATTATTATGGAGTTATTCAGACCTCCAGGACTGGAATTATTGTGACAGATAAAGTACTGTGACAAGTGAAGAAGCAATGAGGCTCGGTGAAAAAGACACAATTATATTACTTGCAAATGACAATAAGCACATTGTAAACAAGCTGGTGTCTGTTGAATAGTCTTGTCCAGTGGCtctcagctccagtcctggagaCCAACTGTCCTTGCTATGTAGTTTCAATAATCACCTGCTCCAACAAACCTGATTGGGCCATTGGTTAATTATCAAGCTCTTCATTAGCAGGATCACTTGAAAATGTAGGTCCCTAGTAGGCCTGGGTGATAGGGTGATCTAATCAGATATTGTCAATGATGGACAAGTAACCCTATGGTGATGTGTAATCTCAGCAACACAGGTTTGAGTTAATTTATCTCAGAGCAAATTAGTCTATGGCTTGCACTTCTTTATATTACCATAGCAAGAAATATTGCTACCAAGAATATGCCGGGTGAATCGGCCGCTGCTTCTAAATGTGCCAGATGAAGTGGTTGCTACTTCTAAATGTGATAAAGTGGCTACTGCTTTCAAATGCGCTGAATAAAGTGGCTGCTGCTTCTGAAATGTGCTGGGTGAAGTGGCTGCTGctcttaaatgtgtttggggTAGTGTCTGCTCTTTCTTCATTACATTTCCATGGCTTGGAATCACATGTGATATTACACTGTTCAATAAGGGTATAAAGTGGCTGGTCCTGCCTCACAAGAGCTGCCATTTCAGTGTCACCTGGCACGCAGAGATCCAAACCCCTCTCCATGTTTTTTGCTTTGTATGTTCCATTTAACAGtgaattctttagtaaagcctAAGTTGAATCTTATTGAAGGAGTCTGTTAGACTCTTAACTGTCTGGCAAGCTGTTCAGCCTTAGTGtagttaaataaaatattttaattcatATACATTTTACTTGGTATACATACTATTTATATCCACAAACATTTAGTTTAACTTTATATAACAGACTTGCATGCATTTGTTAGATCTTCCTAGTGTGGGtttcttctctttcagtggTGTACACAAAAGCGATTTGAGTGCTAAAAGCTCCCAGAAGAAGAAGGTCCTGATTGCTGAACGTGGCTGTCCTGTTTATCACTAAAATTGCAGACTAATCAGAGTAGATATATTGGGaatgtgtattttaaaatgatccTTTTTTATTCAACTAACTTATTTTAATCATGTAATCGCGGCAGCCTTATAGGCTTATAGGCTTTATATTTCACAAAGAAATGCTGtaacaaattagaaaatgtTAGTttaatgacaaaataaataaatgttgattGTGAGGTAGACTGAAATGTTTTCAGGgcagaataaatacaaaattgGATTATATGGTCAAGACAGGAAGTCACACTGATGTTTTGTACCACCTGGCCATTTTACTGTTATGATGAACTGTCACTGTCAGCTCTGCTGCAAGTTCTAAATTTGGTATTACATACCTGGCAAGGTCTTTTGTATGTTGAGCAATACTGAAATCGAAGCTCTGTGTGACCAGTATGCAGTCTATACAAGACAAGAGGCACAAGGTCAGACTTCTGTTTCATAACAGTTGGCTTGGAAAGTTATAATGCCTGGATACAGTGGTCTCTATATAGCTCCAGTTGCTGGTATTTTTCTGGTGGCCAGCCATGAGTGCTTTACTTCGGTCTGCATGGAAAGGCCATAGGCCATACAAACTTTGTAATTCTTACCCCAGTGGTTGTAGGCCCTCCCAGAGTGATCCTGCATGTAGAAGTAATTTCTCAGAAATGCCTGCCCTCCCTCTATTCCTAGTCCTTCAACTGCCACTTTTTCAGAAAGgaaaagggcaaaaaaaaaaagaacacggCCGTCCCTATTATCATGAGTGCTGGGCTGCCGACCATTTATTTTGGTTGCTTGGCTGTTGCAGGTTGCGGAGTATATGCAGAAGATTGATGAGCTGGAGGAGAAGTTTAAGAAGAGGTCCAATGATTTCCGCATGATTCAAGGGGAACTGAAGAACATCAAGGAGTTCCACAAGAAGAAGGCCCAGATGGAACATGAGCTGAGCACTGTACATTAAAACAGATTATACAATTCAAGAGTATAGTttcaaataactttttaaacaaatagatgaaaacatttttaagactATGTGGCAAATGAGGGACATAACCACCATGATAACAGcatcaacaataacaacaccTTCTTTTTTCTGTGGTCTGTGGTTGACAAAATAGATCTCTAGAGGAGTGGTTGTCAAAccagtccacatttttgttcAGTCCCAACTCCCAACACTTAGAGACAGAGCAAAAATGATGGACCgtctgctgctgttgttcttgTCACCCAGAGACATTAAAAGCATGATATTTTTGTTAAAGAAAAGAAACTTTGAAATGTAAGCTTTTAATGTTTCTATGTTACAATACCAACGtgaatgctgaccaatcaggatCAGCTTTCCATGATAAGACATGTAAAATCTTAGTGATGTGGGACATAATGGCAGTAGTAGGAGTAGGGGTGACTTTGATGTGTCCGATAGCAAGTGTTGATTCCCTTTTCCAGATTAAAGAAAGTATGTACATTGCTGACCGTGAACACAAGGACAGTCTTGCAAGAATGGAGCACAAATTCTTCAGTGAGAAGGTATGCATATTTTTGTTACACAATCTTGATAAAATACAGGTATTGGTACATGCTGCTATTGTGATATGCTTTGATCAGTGTATCAGTAGTCGTGGTTAAAAATTTACCTACGTTTTTGACCAAAATCATTTACTTTGTTAATCATGATTCACCAGAACACCCATAGAAAAGAATTTAAGAATTTAATTGGTCAGGATGCTTGTAGAACAAAGTAAAACACTGTGATTATTAAAACTGTGTGACTGTGAGGACTCATTAGCATCTTGCGAACTTCTCTActatcagtattgcaaaggccaATGCTGCAGGTTATATTTTGCTGTTCTAATGCATatgaaacaagtgaaaaaaattctcagtgtctgctttgtgaaatgaaaACTGACTGCAAAGAAAGAAACATGTTTGAAAATAGTAGTACACTGCAACAGTCACTTGTGTATCCTCCTCTGTCCAGGTACGTTTAGAAAAGGAAGCGGAGCAGAGAATTGCTCAGCTAGCAGAGAAAGCCCACAATGAAGCTATTGTGTGAGTGtcttttctgtccatctttccctTCTTGCCTCCTTCCAATTACAGGCTAATTTTACTCTTCAAACTGCACCGTCACAcagcaaaggaaaataaataacttttgtAGAAAAACAAGGTTATTATCGTGACCAcactacatttttctttctggaGATAGTATACATCACCTAAGCCAATGATTATATCCTCAACAGAGGAGATTACTCTGCAAACAGTGTGTATGAAAGTGTTCATGtctgaacatgtgtgtgtatatgtacaagGCCATTTTTCATGGCCACAGCAAAAGCTGTATGTTAGTTTTGCTTGATTACTTTACCAAAGCCAGTGTAGCAAACCTTCTAATATCTCACTTCTTGATGTGGCACTTTGGTGGTAAGTCTCTCTTTGCCAGGGAGTTGCCATTTTAGAGTGTTTCCACAGGACAATCCTCCACCTGCTCCCCAGACCAAGCACTTGTGGTCAGCCTAATTCAATTATATGAGTCACAGCTAAGTGGAATGAAAATGAGGCCAATCCCTCAGAATTGTACTCTGGAATTTTAGGGCAATTAGAGGGAGTTTCAGCCATACTGTACATCAGCTGATTGCTCTTTTGACACCTTTTTGGTATCTTAGTCCCTTTAGGCTGATGGTATTCTGAGTATCTTTATTAGGACTTTATTAATAGAGTATATTTATTAGGGAActttttttgcttctgtttGTTGTCAGATTCACTGTGTGTGAGGCACATTGATTTAGGACTCATAAATGTGTACATAAAACATACAGCAATGTTTGCTAGCTGCTAAAGAACATAGCAATTTAGCAGTTAGTACTTAGTTAGCACCATGCCTTATATTGTTGCTTAAGTTATCCAGAGGTTTCCTGCTTTCTGTCCTGGTCCATTCCAACAGGCAGATGGATGATGCTTCCCGTTCCGTGTTCAAGGAGAATGTGCGTTTGAATGAGGCACTGGGGTACCATCTGAAAGAGGTGGAGGACCTGAGGAAGACCAATGAGGCCCTAGCAAAAGAGAACACCTCCCTTACCCTGCATAAGGTACCATCATTATGGATATGTGCTTCTCTCACTCTACAACTGTACAAACGACTACACTCTCTTCCCTTTTTCTTAATAAGGCATGCAATATTGACATGCAATAAATATTTAGCCCCCTAACTTAAACATCCTTCCAACAAAGATCAAGAGATGCTATTGGAATAAGACAGTGCTTTGACAAACAAGTAGCCCCATATGTAGGGGTTCCACTAGCATGGCCTCTCAATGACAGCTCTGTGCAAAAGCTCTAATGCCAGACCACCATCTTCTTATTTTTGGATAATTGGGTTATTTGACAGCTTATGAGGACTGGAGACTTTCCCAGTGTCCTAGGAGCATAAATGTCCTCAAAACGTTATTAAGGCAACAACTATATTTAGTGGTGCACAAATGACTGAAGTCATGAATTGAGGAGCTCCAAAAGGCAGTATTACTAACAGTTTGAGCAGACATAGGGAAATCCTCCCTGAGCCAAAAATGACATacaagagagacaaaaagaagcCACCTTTAGAAataataagtaagtaaatgaaATTCATAGCCATTTTGTTATTCTGGTAGTTCCTGATCTCTGgtgggtgtgctgggaatggtATTTCCCCCCCTCTGGTGTTTATTTGCattggcctgtgtgtgtttgtgttcacttGTGGCAGCTCTTTCTCCTCACCTCCACTCTGGGAGCCagtctcctgtctctctctctgtggcctGGCATGCTGCATACTTTCCATCACTCcccctccctttctgtctctctctgtcctctcccGTTGTCCACTGTGGCCTGTTGCTGACATATGCAATTGATGGGACTCCTGCATTGGGCACTGCATGGCACACATGCGCACATGCATGCTTGATTTCACAATTGTATGCCAACCCCAGTCACTAGACGTGTAGAAATACCTTGTGGACATGAGTACACATTACTGTGAATCAAGTCGGTGGGGGAAGAAGTGGAAGTCATAAAAGAATAGGGTATAAATTTTAGTAACTGGAGTGACCCAGACGCTGATATTATGCAATTATGTAATGGCCATCCATTCCAGTGTCCGCTGACTCACTGCCCCCACAGGAGATGAGTGAGCTGATGATGAAAGAGAATGTAGCCCAGCTGGCGGCGCAGCGAAGCGAGATCGCTGAGCTCAGGGCCAAAGTTGCCACACTGGAGCAGGCCCTAAGCATCATGGCAGGCGAGTTTGAGCGGGAGAAGGCAGCTGTGCGGGAACGTGCCGTGGTCAGTACTCAGACCAGCAGCGTGGAGCTGGAGAAGCTCCAGAAGCTGCTGTCCATGCGCGAGCATGAGATGAGCCGAGTGAAGCGGCTGGCGCATAGAATTGTGGAGCAGCGCACCCAGCTTGAACTTTTCTTCCATGAGGCTCTGGCTCAGGTCAAGCAGgagatcacagccagccaacTCCAGTACAGGTAGACCCAGCAAATACATGCTATAAAATGGGGACAACTGC is drawn from Pygocentrus nattereri isolate fPygNat1 chromosome 10, fPygNat1.pri, whole genome shotgun sequence and contains these coding sequences:
- the si:ch211-163l21.10 gene encoding basal body-orientation factor 1, which translates into the protein MPKKKGKKGKKAKGKGQKEGKHELKLDKESDVERAKANAALWEARLEVTEGSRVEYREAARRLARANEELTNQQYRSEKDTIDIIAFLKKKDLEKEAKIVALEEQLKEQKSKALQEKELVVAEYMQKIDELEEKFKKRSNDFRMIQGELKNIKEFHKKKAQMEHELSTIKESMYIADREHKDSLARMEHKFFSEKVRLEKEAEQRIAQLAEKAHNEAIVQMDDASRSVFKENVRLNEALGYHLKEVEDLRKTNEALAKENTSLTLHKEMSELMMKENVAQLAAQRSEIAELRAKVATLEQALSIMAGEFEREKAAVRERAVVSTQTSSVELEKLQKLLSMREHEMSRVKRLAHRIVEQRTQLELFFHEALAQVKQEITASQLQYRQKAMEAYRRRMSEARTGRTEYPRIRTFNKAPYSTNNVYTDLEEAEKWNNLQSSKVDISELTWEQKERVLRLLFAKMNGLKIRKAAEPLALTASSKRDRSGSDPGVTEGESHATFITQAVVSNITSNPSSLPDLQTT